The stretch of DNA ACTCGCTGATTGTGTCGTTTCTAATCACAGCGGCCTCTGCCGACGACCGTCTCGGCCCGGCCCAAGAAACCATCGACATCAAATCCGGCGACCTCACTGTCCAATTCCGCGACAATTCCGCCTCGCCCAAGATCCTCAGCGGCGTGCAATCGCTGTTCAATCAGCGCGACGCGCCGGGATACGATGCCTATGATCCCGACGGACGCGGCGCCTCGGCGGGGCTCAATTTTGAACACATCATTTCCGGACACCAAACGCCCCACAACAAATTCACGCCGCGTCATGGGCGCTACACACTGCACCGGTTGCCAGATCAGAATTCTGTGCAACTGGTGCGCCGCGCCGAAGACAGCCCTTGGAAGGTGAGTAGCACCCTGACCTATAAGGTCACCGCGCCACATTACATCGACTTCGAATTTCGCTGCCGGGTCCATGACGCACAATTGTTCGGTGAGCGGGGGTGGGCGTTGTTTTTCTTTGCGAATTACATGAACGACGTTGCCGAGGTCCCGCTGCATTTTCGCGGCATCAAGCAGCCCGGCGACGAGGAAACCTGGATCGCCGGCGACGCACCGGCCGGACCGGCCGATTGGAACGGCGGGGGCACCTATCGGCACGTCGACGCCGCCCCGTTGGAGTATGACGACGACGTGAAGTTTCGGCTCAATAGCTGGAGCTACGACGCACCGCGATTCACCAAACCGTTTTATTACGGGCGGGTCGCACGCGACATGACGTTGATCCTCATGTTCGACAAGGCGCACACGCCGGTCGATGAGATGCGGTTGAGCCTGTTCAAATTCAAACTCCCCCAGCATCCCCGCCCCGCTTGGGATTTTCAGTACGTCGTGCACCGCGTGGAAGAAAATCGCGAATACGGCTTTCGCGGGCGGCTGGTCTGGAAAAAGTTCGTCAGTCCCGCCGATTGCCTTGAGGAATACCAAACCTGGGCAAAGAACTTGCCAGCCGACCCTGCCAATGGCAAGCCGTCCAGTTGATTCTTCACAGCTTGAAGATTAAAAACACCACATGCCAACTTTAAAGAAAGCGGTCACCGCCGCCTGTTTGAATCTCCCGGTCCGGGAAACCCTAATCGCCGCCTCCGAAATCGGGGCTGAGGGGGTGCAGTTCGATGTACGGACCGAATTGCGTCCCTCCGATCTGTCACAAACCGGCCGCCGGCAGTTCCTGAAATTCCTCTCCGAAATGAATCTGGAGGTACCCTCGCTCCGCTTCTCCAGTCGCCGCGCATTTTACAATGCCAACGACCTGGAACGCCGCATCGCGGCTACCAAAGCGGCGATGGACTTCACCTATCAACTCGGCGCCAAGATCCTCACGCTCCGCATCGGACGCATCCCGACCGATGCCGAATCACCCGACTATTTGATTCTGCGTGAGGTGCTCAACGGCATCGCCCGCTATGGAAATCATGTCGGTGTCGCCGCCGCCATCACGCCCAGCGGCGATAATCCGGCCGATTTGGCGCGGTTGATGGGAGACATTACCGAAGGCCCGTTGGGACTCGATTTCGATCCCGCCGGTTTTTTGATGTCCGGACACGACCCGGTGCCGATGCTGCGCGAATTGCACCAATGGATCTTCCATGTCCAAGCCCGCGACGGACTGCAAGACGCCTCCGGCAGCGGATTAGAAGTGGAGTTGGGCCGTGGAGAGATCGATTGGCTGGAGTTCGTCGCCACGCTGGATGAAATCGCCTATCGCGGCTGGCTGATCGTCACCCGCACACAAGGCGAAGACCGCGCCGGCGACGCCGAACGAGCCCTAAAATACCTCCGCAACATCGACGCCCCGCAATAAGCCGGTTGCGTCCCAATAGAATTCGGTTCAATTCCCATTTTGTGCGGCCCCACACGGTCACGTTTTTTTTAATCCGTGTTTCTTCCGTGTTAATCCGTGGCTAAATAACTTGCCCTATGATTGCGTCCCTGACGTGATAATCTATTTGGGACGGCGTTCCTCCACCCAATCTTGTTGTGGAACGCGTTCCGGATGCTCTTCCGCCCAATCTGGTTTGGGGAACCACCGCAGCTTGCTGTAGCGGCGATAGGTTTCCCAGATGTCGCCGCCATCACTAGCCGTGACCCGCGCGTCGCCGGTCTGTTTGAGGTAATCCATCAATTGCTCGGAAAGCTGTCGCTGCACGTTGGCAAATTTTGGATCACCAGCCAGATTGTTCAAGCAGCCGGGATCGGTGCGGATGTCGAACAGTTCCTCCGCCGGTCGTTTGTCGACCGCTAGGTGGAAGAAACGCGAGATCTTCGGATCGTCGCGGTGTTCGATCAGAAAATCGAGAGCGGGGCAGGCATCAATGTCGTGGTATCCGCCGTGTTCCGGACCTAGATCGTCGTTCGTCACAGCGGCCGCTTTGGCGGACTGCCCCTTGCCAAATTTCCGCGGCGCGCCGGCCGGCCAACGTTCGGGGCGGAAGTTGCGAATGTACAGATAATCGGCCGTGCGGATACAACGTTGCGGATAGCCCAGCGAGTTGTAACGCGACGACGAATGCCGTTCGCGGCCTGAAAAAACAGCGTCCCGGTCAGGCTCAACGATGCCGCTTGCATCCGATTCCAACAATCCCAACAAACTCTTGCCCGAAAGCGGATAATTCTCCGGCGGTTTGACGTCCGTGGCAGCGTAGATCGTGGCGGTGACGTCAATCAAATTCACCAGATCATTCACCACCCGGTCACCGGGAATTTTTTCCGGCCAAGCGATCGCCAACGGCATGTGGATACCGTATTCGTAGGCGTTCGCCTTGGCAGCGGGGAAGGCCATTCCGTTGTCGCTGGTGACGATCACCAACGTATTCTCCAATTCGCCCGCCTCTTTCAGCATATCCAACATGCGTCCCAGATGCTGATCGAACCATTGGATTTCATAGCAATAGTCCAACAGGTCGTCGCGGATTTCCGGCGTGTCGGGCAGAAAGGGCGGAACGACGACCTTGTCCGGATCCAGCCCATTGCGGCGGCCGATTCCCTTCTCAAAAACCCGATGCGGCTCCGAGCCCCCATACCAAAAACTAAACGGCTGATCTTTCGGACGCTCCGCTAGAAAATCAGCGAAGTTGGCTGCGTAGTCGGTGGCACGAATGCCGGGTGGGGTCTTCGCGGTCCGCTTAGAATACTGCGGCCCCGCAGGATTTCTCGTCCGCCCATCGGCCTGCCAATTGCCCGGTCCCCACCCCTTGCCGGTAAACCCGACAAAATATCCCGACTGCTCCAACCGGTCCTGAAAGCCGACGTATTTCGACGGAAACGAACTAGCATGCGTCCCGGCATGTTCCAATTGCCAGATATTTCGGCCCGTCAGAAACGCCGCCCGCATCGGACTGCAACCCGGCGCCGGGGAAAACGCATTGTGAAATAGCACCCCCGCCCGCGCGACGCGGTCAAAGTTGGGGGTCTGGATCGCCTGATATCCATACGCCGACGCGTGCGGATAGGACTGATCGTCCGAAACGGCAATCAACACATTCGGCCGACGCTCGGCAGCGGCCAGACTTGCTGTGAAAGTGATTGCCAATAACAGACATCCAGCAATGCGAAAAAAAACGACCATGGTCATCTCACGAGGGTCACGAGAATGGAAAGAGTAGGGCAGTGCGACACGCGCTGACTATTCAAAACTTGAGAAGTCGGGCGGACGACGTTCAAAAAATGCGGTCATCGCTTCTCGGGCTTCGGGAGATTTCAGCCGCTGAGCAAATGCTGCCATTTCCGCCTGCATCGTTGTTGCGACCGTCGGAGTAGCGAACTGTTTCATCAGTCGCTTCGTCTCCCGCAGCGCCGAGGGGGGTAGCGCCGCCAACTCTTGGCAGCATCCCACGGCAGCATCAAGCACTTCGCCATCAGGCAAGACGCGATTCACCAGGCCATACGCACACGCCGTTTCCGCCGAGAATGGTTTGCCAAGCAACAGCAACTCCGCCGCCCGCTGATGACCGATCAATTGCGGCAGCAGATAACTGGAACCCGCTTCGGGACAGAGTCCCAGATTCACGAATGGCAATTGCAACGTCGCACTCGCCCCGGCAAACACCATGTCACAATGCAATAACAGCGTGGTGCCAATACCAATTGCCGGTCCCGTTACAGCTGCGACCAACGGTTTGGTGGCGGTGCTGATCGCCTGTAGGAATTGAGCGACAGGACTATCCGCCTCAGCGGGGGGGGAGCCTAAAAAGTCCTTGAGGTCGTTGCCGGCGGTAAAACAGTCTGCAGTGCCGTGGATGAGTATCGCCCGCACAGTCGGATCTGCTTCGGCTTGTGCGATGCCCGCAGCGAGTAACCCGTACATCTCGACGGTGATCGCGTTTTTCTTCTCCGCGCGATTCAAGCCGAGTCGCATGACGCCATCGTTGTTAGTGACGATAACCGGTGGTTGTTGATTCACGTTCCGTTCCCCCTGATTCCCGGATAAAAAGCTTCCGCAAACAAGTATGCACATTGCTTGGCGGGGTGGGAAGTGACTGACGGAATCTGCCGCGATTCAAATGTGGTTGGACAACTGTGGTCGCGTAAAAAAGAACGCCATTCACTAAGGAACGGCGTTCTTTCAGTTTTTCGACGTCAGTCGGTTACGGCGATGTGAATCCGTAGGCATCCAATTCAACCCACAAGAATCCAATCCCGGTCATTAACGCGGCGACGGATACGAACAACAAGGCGACGTAAATGTCCGCTTCGGGCGGGGGGCCTTGGGGCTTTTTCTTCGTGCGGCGACTGCTAGAGCTTCGTGGTGACATTGTCCCCCTCCTGAATCAGTCCGATTTTGGCGGTCGACAGCACTTCTGCGACAGCCATATCAGTCGATGTTTCTACAATTCTTAGTTCACCGAGGTATTTGCCGCCTCGATAGACGGTTAAAGTGTGTCCCTTGATCAAGCCATCGTCGGAGCCGATGTTCACTTCCACCAGGTCAACAGTGCCGCGACGATTTTTCTTCACGCGTTTCACACGACCATCGACATCTTGCGGAGGAGCTTGTGCAATCGGTCCGGGTGTGTCCGACAGTCCGGCCCGGCGTAGCGCTGATTTGAGTTGGGCAATGTCACGCAATTGATTTTTGAGCGTTTCATTCAGCAGGGCCGTTTTTTCCTTCTCAGCCGTGAGCGCGACTTCCAGACGCAACCGTTCCTTCAGTTCTTCATGACGCGAATCGGTGATCTGCTTGTTTTCTTTTCGCAGCGTGACCGCTTCGTTGGTCCGGTTTTCGGCGTGCTTCAGTGCGATCCGCGTCTGCTCCTGCGCCACATTGGCGTGGTTTTCATGGTCGTTTTGACGCGCTTTGTATTGATTGTTTTCATTCGTCAAATTTTGAACTTCAGCGACGAGCGTGTCCCGCTCTTTTTCCAATTCCGCCGTCAGCTTTTCGGTTTCGGCATCTAACTGCTCATAACGGTTCTGCAGCGCAGTCATTTGACTCGTCTTAGAGTCCAATTTTGCTTGGGTAGCTGCGTTTTCCTGTTTCCAGTTCGTATGCGTCGCAAAGACCGCACCGGCGAACGCCATGAAACAGACGCTCAACACGACCTGCAACACGACTAACAGTTTTCCAACGAACGACATGGAGGTGGCTCCCTCGAAAGTTGCGCTGACTAAAATTGCATGAAAGATCGGGTGAAGCGATTGGGATGGCCCCTTGGATCGTCAGCTCGTGACGAGGCCTCCCTTTTACTAAACGTTTTCTTCACCTGGGGATTGCCGACAATGTTCGGCAAAGTCTGTTTTTAAGTTTGTTTTTTTAAGGTCTGTCTCTTCTGGATGGTCGTCCCGTGGGACGTCACCGTGCAGCTAATTGTTTTTCAGTCTCTCGTTTCGCCGTTGGGTAGATTTCAACAACTCTTTGGCTTGGATGACTCGGTCTGCAAGTCGTCGGTCTTCCTCACGGGCGATTTCAATTTGTGATCGAAGTTCCTTCAACTGATTTTGCATGCGGACCACTTCTTCGTGTCGGGCGCTTGTTTGATTTTTAATCTCGAGCACCTTGTTGCCGGTGACCGTTGCTTCCTTGGTCGCCGCAATGACTTTTGCATTCAAATCTTCAACCGCTGCGACCAGTGCCGCTTCACGAGCGAGGATCGCGGCGGTGTCTACCTCACGTGTCGCTTTGGCATCGTTTAAAGCGGCTTCGGCAGCTTGGAACTCTTCCCGCAACTGTCGCAACTCGTCTTCTTGGGCTTTGACCTTCTCCGCATAGGTCATCGTGCCGCGGTCGACTCGTTTTTCAGAAAGAAACGTCTTCCAATTCGTGCTGCCTAATGACGTCACGGCGGCAAAGCCCATGAATGCCACACTGGCAAACGCCAGAAAGACGACCAGGCTTTTCCCCAATTTTGTCATCAAAACGAACCTTTCCGTGCCAATTACCGTTTGTCGCCGACACACACCCTCGAAAAGGGGGCGCCAGTCTGTTTCAGTTCAAAACAATATCTGCGCTGATGAAACGGCTGATTTCAACTGTAGAGACTTTCATTCGCACGCTCTGCCGTAATGTGAGAGACGTTTCACGGCCATGCGATTCAGTCTTTAGTATACGGATCGAAAAAAACGGATGTCAATCAGAAAAGCATATCTTACCGGATTCCCCCAAACGTCCCTGTCCCTGTCTCCGCCATCCCATGTGGCCGCTATAACCAACACGACCGGACCGACTTCGCCGTTCCTTCACGATTCCAACAGGCCCTGCGCCCCTGTTTTGGGGCGGAATTTGTAGCGAAGTCGCGGGAAAACCATAATATTGCTTGGATATTTTGTGCCAACTCGTGCAAAATAGCGGGAAACACTTTGCCTGCGAGTCACAACACTTTGCTGGCGCGGAGAAACGCGTGTGTTAGCCTCGTTTTCACTCACAGGGTACGTAGTCACTATCGGCACCGTTCAATCATAGGCTGCACTTAGCTGACGAATGAAGGGGAAGTTGTTATCCTGAACGGCCACAGGAACGCGTGGCTCGCGGAAATGGCATGATTGTCATGATCGACGAGTCTTCACACATCGATAAAGTCTGCGTTCGCTACGGGTTTGATTTGATTAGGCACTGCCACGGACTTCCGGGCCGGTCTAGGGCTGTCTTTTTGACCACTTCTTGAACAACCTCGGAGAGATCCACGTGTCGACCAGCGATGCCCCCTATACTCTCGAAAAAACGCGAGGGTACGTTGTCCTGTGCCTCTTGCCTAAGCTGAACGAAGTCCAATGGGGCGACGTTCAACAGGTTGGGAACGAAATTATTCCCGATTTGGATGCGCTGCGGTCCCCCGCACTCTTGGTCGACCTCTCGGCATTGGACTACATGGGTAGTTCAATGGTCGCGCTGCTCGTCCGGCTTTGGAAAGCCGTGCAAAAGAAAAACGGCAGAATGGTCGTTCAAAGCGAACAAAAAATGGTCACGGAGGTCTTGAGCATCGCCGGACTCAATTCGCTGTGGGATGTCGTTCCTACCCGCGATGAGGCCATCAGTGCCATGAAGCAATCTCCACTGGCTGCGCAGAATGGAACCACTCAAGCCTCGTGGACTGGACCCATCATCGCTCTGATCGCCGCTGCAGCCGCTGGCTGGGTCTGGTGGACCACACGCTCAGGCGACCCGCTTTTCGACGACGTCAAACAATCGGTGTACGTGTTATTCGCACTGGCGGCTGTAGCCGTGGT from Symmachiella dynata encodes:
- a CDS encoding sugar phosphate isomerase/epimerase family protein; the protein is MPTLKKAVTAACLNLPVRETLIAASEIGAEGVQFDVRTELRPSDLSQTGRRQFLKFLSEMNLEVPSLRFSSRRAFYNANDLERRIAATKAAMDFTYQLGAKILTLRIGRIPTDAESPDYLILREVLNGIARYGNHVGVAAAITPSGDNPADLARLMGDITEGPLGLDFDPAGFLMSGHDPVPMLRELHQWIFHVQARDGLQDASGSGLEVELGRGEIDWLEFVATLDEIAYRGWLIVTRTQGEDRAGDAERALKYLRNIDAPQ
- a CDS encoding sulfatase — translated: MVVFFRIAGCLLLAITFTASLAAAERRPNVLIAVSDDQSYPHASAYGYQAIQTPNFDRVARAGVLFHNAFSPAPGCSPMRAAFLTGRNIWQLEHAGTHASSFPSKYVGFQDRLEQSGYFVGFTGKGWGPGNWQADGRTRNPAGPQYSKRTAKTPPGIRATDYAANFADFLAERPKDQPFSFWYGGSEPHRVFEKGIGRRNGLDPDKVVVPPFLPDTPEIRDDLLDYCYEIQWFDQHLGRMLDMLKEAGELENTLVIVTSDNGMAFPAAKANAYEYGIHMPLAIAWPEKIPGDRVVNDLVNLIDVTATIYAATDVKPPENYPLSGKSLLGLLESDASGIVEPDRDAVFSGRERHSSSRYNSLGYPQRCIRTADYLYIRNFRPERWPAGAPRKFGKGQSAKAAAVTNDDLGPEHGGYHDIDACPALDFLIEHRDDPKISRFFHLAVDKRPAEELFDIRTDPGCLNNLAGDPKFANVQRQLSEQLMDYLKQTGDARVTASDGGDIWETYRRYSKLRWFPKPDWAEEHPERVPQQDWVEERRPK
- a CDS encoding STAS domain-containing protein, which translates into the protein MSTSDAPYTLEKTRGYVVLCLLPKLNEVQWGDVQQVGNEIIPDLDALRSPALLVDLSALDYMGSSMVALLVRLWKAVQKKNGRMVVQSEQKMVTEVLSIAGLNSLWDVVPTRDEAISAMKQSPLAAQNGTTQASWTGPIIALIAAAAAGWVWWTTRSGDPLFDDVKQSVYVLFALAAVAVVISGLTLFRNSGAARIVGGLILIAGLAIGVGGFQQLSAANVAPPVVDSDAAAPAEATEQTPQPQLRIDRLDNDKKDK
- a CDS encoding enoyl-CoA hydratase, whose protein sequence is MNQQPPVIVTNNDGVMRLGLNRAEKKNAITVEMYGLLAAGIAQAEADPTVRAILIHGTADCFTAGNDLKDFLGSPPAEADSPVAQFLQAISTATKPLVAAVTGPAIGIGTTLLLHCDMVFAGASATLQLPFVNLGLCPEAGSSYLLPQLIGHQRAAELLLLGKPFSAETACAYGLVNRVLPDGEVLDAAVGCCQELAALPPSALRETKRLMKQFATPTVATTMQAEMAAFAQRLKSPEAREAMTAFFERRPPDFSSFE